A genomic segment from Leptolyngbya boryana PCC 6306 encodes:
- a CDS encoding VanZ family protein: MSSKAVKVSALVYAIVFLTILILAYTGNLPTQLDFIPYLDKIGHVILYAIATYLGHSLFGYRRLRNGLPIFPLLFAIFTIVEEAVQGFSPNRTLDAIDLVMSLFGIGLGYQLAENGNKRRS, encoded by the coding sequence ATGTCTTCTAAAGCTGTAAAAGTTTCGGCATTGGTTTATGCGATCGTGTTTTTAACAATTCTCATCCTTGCCTACACGGGGAACCTTCCCACCCAACTCGACTTCATTCCCTACTTGGATAAGATCGGGCATGTCATTCTCTACGCGATCGCAACCTATCTCGGACATTCCCTTTTCGGATATCGTCGTCTGCGAAATGGGTTGCCAATTTTCCCACTTCTTTTTGCGATATTCACGATCGTTGAAGAAGCAGTGCAAGGATTCTCACCCAATCGCACGCTGGATGCGATCGACCTAGTGATGAGTTTATTCGGGATTGGCTTGGGGTATCAGCTCGCCGAAAACGGCAACAAGCGCCGTTCCTAA
- a CDS encoding DUF4359 domain-containing protein: MKSSQILLGTVGLAMLGGAGFMALTNPDEAAFGEFALQQIKAEGCQKVPQIIREQCPQFVQDNQAQVKKLILQSTDRQNFGLFSIYRTNLSTRSIVPNLPIFLDLPAFQLETVGMFGKFYIYQAEQSRTP, translated from the coding sequence ATGAAATCCTCTCAGATTCTTTTGGGGACTGTTGGGTTAGCAATGCTGGGAGGTGCAGGATTCATGGCGCTGACTAATCCTGATGAAGCCGCATTTGGAGAATTTGCATTACAGCAAATCAAAGCTGAAGGCTGTCAAAAAGTGCCTCAAATTATTCGCGAGCAGTGCCCGCAGTTTGTTCAAGATAATCAAGCACAGGTTAAAAAATTAATTCTCCAAAGTACCGATCGCCAAAATTTCGGACTATTCAGCATTTATCGTACGAATTTATCCACGCGATCGATTGTGCCGAATTTGCCCATTTTTCTTGACTTGCCTGCGTTTCAGTTGGAAACCGTTGGTATGTTTGGCAAGTTCTACATTTATCAGGCTGAGCAGAGTCGGACTCCATAA
- a CDS encoding BON domain-containing protein: MKKIMTLALSSILLLGVAACESNSSKTSESAPNSTEKTGEVPTNQTAQNNQNDAASKVRRDQLNSDIRAREQRSNATGGDTDRADSDLAREVGSKLEANIPNGQLTIKAKDGAVVVSGTVQTQDQLNKIEPLSKEIKGVKTVNVAAKVAPAQKQ, from the coding sequence ATGAAAAAGATAATGACGCTAGCGCTGAGCAGCATTCTCCTACTTGGAGTCGCTGCTTGTGAAAGCAATTCATCAAAAACGAGTGAAAGCGCTCCCAATTCGACTGAGAAGACTGGGGAAGTTCCGACGAATCAAACTGCCCAAAATAATCAGAACGATGCCGCAAGCAAAGTGCGAAGAGATCAATTGAACTCTGATATTCGCGCTCGCGAACAACGGAGTAATGCAACGGGCGGAGATACTGATCGCGCTGATAGTGATCTAGCAAGAGAAGTCGGCAGCAAGCTGGAAGCGAATATTCCCAATGGTCAGTTAACGATTAAAGCGAAAGATGGTGCAGTCGTTGTTTCTGGGACCGTACAAACTCAAGATCAGCTCAATAAGATTGAGCCTTTATCCAAGGAGATCAAAGGCGTTAAGACAGTCAACGTTGCGGCAAAGGTTGCTCCTGCTCAAAAGCAGTAG
- the chlP gene encoding geranylgeranyl reductase, producing MTLRVAVVGGGPAGSSAAETLAKAGIETYLIERKLDNVKPCGGAIPLCMVAEFDLPEEIIDRKVRKMKMISPSNVEVSIGSTLKDDEYIGMCRREVLDGFLRDRAVACGTKLINGTMHKLELPTSANGVYTLHYADHSDGNLEGKAATLEVDLVIGADGANSRVAKAIDAGDYNYAIAFQERISLPDDKMAYYEDLAEMYVGDDVSTDFYAWVFPKYNHVAVGTGTMSPNKADIKKLQAGIRARAAAKLRGGKIIRVEAHPIPEHPRPRRVVGRVALVGDAAGTVTKSSGEGIYFAAKSARMCAETIVEFSENGRRIPTEADLKVYLKRWDKQYGLTYKVLDILQTVFYRTDATREAFVEMCSDIDVQKLTFDSYLYKTVVPANPLVQLKITAKTIGSLIRGNALAP from the coding sequence TTGACACTCCGGGTTGCAGTTGTAGGCGGCGGACCTGCTGGATCATCCGCAGCAGAAACGTTAGCAAAAGCAGGTATTGAAACCTATTTGATCGAACGCAAGTTAGACAACGTAAAACCCTGTGGCGGGGCTATTCCCCTCTGTATGGTGGCTGAGTTTGACTTGCCAGAAGAAATTATCGATCGTAAAGTTCGCAAGATGAAAATGATTTCCCCGTCCAACGTGGAAGTCAGCATCGGCAGCACTTTAAAAGACGATGAATACATTGGCATGTGCCGCCGCGAAGTCTTAGATGGCTTTTTACGCGATCGCGCAGTGGCTTGTGGCACGAAGCTGATTAACGGCACGATGCACAAGCTGGAATTGCCAACGAGTGCAAACGGGGTTTATACCTTACACTATGCGGATCATTCCGATGGCAACTTAGAAGGAAAAGCGGCAACCCTAGAAGTCGATCTGGTGATCGGCGCGGATGGGGCAAACTCACGCGTCGCAAAAGCGATCGATGCAGGTGACTATAACTATGCGATCGCGTTCCAAGAGCGCATCAGCTTGCCAGACGACAAGATGGCGTATTACGAAGACCTCGCAGAAATGTATGTGGGTGATGATGTCTCTACAGATTTCTACGCTTGGGTGTTTCCGAAATACAACCACGTTGCGGTCGGAACCGGAACGATGTCGCCCAACAAAGCAGACATCAAAAAGCTACAAGCTGGAATTCGTGCCCGTGCGGCAGCAAAGCTGAGAGGCGGTAAGATCATTCGCGTCGAAGCGCATCCAATTCCAGAACATCCCAGACCTCGGCGCGTTGTCGGTCGCGTTGCTCTTGTCGGCGATGCAGCGGGAACCGTGACGAAGTCTTCCGGTGAAGGAATTTACTTCGCAGCGAAGTCAGCGCGGATGTGTGCAGAAACGATCGTTGAATTTTCCGAAAACGGTCGTCGGATTCCCACTGAGGCAGATTTGAAAGTTTATCTCAAGCGGTGGGATAAGCAGTATGGTCTGACCTACAAGGTGTTGGATATTCTGCAAACCGTGTTCTATCGGACGGATGCAACTCGCGAAGCATTCGTCGAAATGTGCTCGGATATCGATGTTCAGAAATTGACCTTCGATAGCTATCTCTACAAAACGGTTGTCCCGGCAAATCCGCTGGTGCAATTAAAGATTACGGCGAAAACAATCGGCAGCTTGATTCGCGGCAATGCGTTAGCGCCTTAA
- a CDS encoding DNA-methyltransferase produces MSIAKKLKANRNRSLELTDLDRDRLRPRLISIERLSSDLRTGTIQADSLEIATLLPTGFVDLLILDPPYNLTKNFNGFKFERRTVEAYTEWLDAAIVQFKPLLKPTASIYICGDWLSSASIFTVAATHFIVRNRITWEREKGRGAKTNWKNSSEDIWFCTMSHEYTFNVEAVKQRRRVIAPYRTQDGTPKDWQVTAQGNFRDTHPSNFWTDITIPFWSMPENTDHPTQKSEKLIAKLILASSNPGDFVFDPFLGSGTTSVVAKKLGRHYLGIEQNEEYCLFTERRLELAEIDPKIQGLADGVFWERNTLREQEIRISSIE; encoded by the coding sequence ATGTCAATCGCTAAAAAGCTGAAAGCGAATCGAAATCGTAGCCTAGAACTCACAGATTTAGATCGCGATCGACTCCGACCGCGATTGATTTCTATCGAAAGGCTGAGTTCAGACTTGAGAACCGGAACGATTCAAGCGGATAGCTTGGAGATCGCTACTCTGCTGCCGACTGGATTTGTAGATCTGTTAATTCTCGATCCGCCCTACAATTTGACGAAGAATTTCAATGGCTTCAAGTTTGAGCGTCGTACCGTCGAGGCATATACCGAGTGGCTCGATGCTGCGATCGTTCAGTTCAAGCCTTTGCTGAAACCGACTGCTTCGATCTACATTTGTGGCGATTGGCTGTCTTCTGCTTCGATTTTCACGGTTGCTGCGACTCATTTTATTGTGCGAAATCGCATTACTTGGGAACGTGAGAAGGGGCGAGGAGCCAAAACCAATTGGAAAAATTCCAGCGAAGATATTTGGTTTTGTACGATGTCTCACGAGTACACCTTTAATGTCGAGGCAGTGAAGCAGCGCCGACGGGTGATTGCGCCTTATCGGACTCAGGACGGAACGCCGAAGGATTGGCAAGTGACCGCACAGGGAAATTTTCGCGATACTCATCCCTCGAATTTTTGGACAGATATTACGATTCCGTTTTGGTCAATGCCGGAGAATACCGACCATCCCACTCAAAAAAGTGAAAAATTGATTGCAAAATTAATTCTCGCCAGCTCTAATCCCGGAGATTTTGTCTTTGATCCGTTTCTTGGCAGTGGCACAACTTCAGTCGTCGCAAAGAAATTAGGACGGCACTACTTAGGAATTGAGCAGAATGAAGAATATTGTTTATTCACAGAGCGCCGTTTGGAATTAGCAGAGATTGATCCGAAAATTCAAGGATTGGCAGACGGTGTATTTTGGGAGCGCAATACGTTAAGAGAGCAAGAGATTCGCATCAGTTCTATAGAGTAA
- the deoC gene encoding deoxyribose-phosphate aldolase, which translates to MTQPYSDIDLAPFIDHSLLAPIATPVQVEQWCEEADRYRFASVCVLPVHVKQAANLLHTKQPRVATVIGFPIGANTSNVKLYEAQDAVENGASELDVVINIGWLKSGNLDAVHREIAEIREATGCPIKTILEMSLLTEQEKRTAAEICLDAGAAFLKTSTGWTGGATVADVRLLKEIAQDRVGIKASGGIRTAEQALELIVAGATRLGTSRGVELLRQRDTLDKNPS; encoded by the coding sequence ATGACTCAACCTTATTCCGATATTGACCTTGCGCCCTTTATCGATCATTCGCTGCTTGCCCCGATCGCGACGCCTGTGCAGGTCGAGCAGTGGTGTGAAGAAGCCGATCGCTATCGGTTCGCCTCGGTTTGTGTCCTGCCTGTGCATGTTAAGCAAGCCGCCAATCTGTTACACACGAAACAACCGCGCGTCGCAACGGTGATCGGATTTCCGATCGGTGCAAACACCTCAAACGTCAAACTTTATGAGGCACAAGATGCGGTCGAAAATGGAGCGAGCGAATTAGATGTCGTGATTAATATCGGCTGGCTTAAATCTGGGAACCTCGACGCTGTGCATCGAGAAATCGCTGAAATCCGAGAAGCGACCGGATGTCCGATCAAAACGATTTTAGAAATGTCGCTTTTAACAGAACAGGAAAAACGCACAGCCGCAGAAATTTGTTTAGATGCAGGTGCGGCTTTCCTGAAAACAAGTACAGGTTGGACAGGGGGGGCAACGGTCGCAGATGTGCGCCTTCTCAAAGAAATTGCGCAAGACCGAGTCGGAATTAAGGCTTCTGGTGGAATCCGTACCGCAGAGCAGGCTTTGGAGTTAATCGTGGCGGGAGCAACTCGACTTGGAACCTCACGAGGTGTTGAGTTACTGCGCCAGCGCGATACCCTGGATAAGAACCCGTCTTAA
- the recO gene encoding DNA repair protein RecO, translated as MSRTYKAIGINLKAMPLGESDRIVTILTKEFGLLRAVAMGARKQNSKLGGRSGLFVVNQLLFAKGRSLDKITQAETLESYPGLARNLKKLTSGQYLAELVLQQALSEQPQEDLFYLFNEHLGRIEQATDSEVLPRLIHAIYQLLAIAGIAPQVYQCSVTGATIEAFDQLDPVCGFSGAAGGVVKLDELDRIIEEQAPRHRVQSPVGEYRVESSTSSQTTVTDFPRKFFSSRSLNVPLHAPELAALQQLPQADSPEPDQFPTTTWLILEKLLRQYAQYHFDQPIRSAALIESCFAPDSMPKP; from the coding sequence ATGAGTCGAACTTACAAAGCGATCGGGATCAATCTCAAAGCGATGCCTCTCGGTGAATCAGATCGGATTGTCACGATTCTGACGAAAGAGTTTGGGCTACTGCGTGCGGTGGCAATGGGAGCACGTAAGCAGAATTCTAAATTGGGCGGACGGAGTGGATTGTTCGTTGTCAATCAACTCCTGTTTGCGAAAGGTCGATCGCTCGACAAGATTACGCAAGCCGAAACGCTCGAATCTTATCCGGGATTGGCGCGGAACTTGAAGAAATTAACTTCAGGACAATATTTAGCAGAACTGGTGCTGCAGCAAGCTTTAAGTGAACAGCCTCAGGAAGACTTGTTTTATCTCTTCAATGAACATCTCGGTAGAATTGAGCAAGCCACGGATTCTGAGGTTCTCCCCCGCTTGATTCACGCGATTTATCAACTTCTCGCGATCGCGGGAATTGCTCCCCAAGTGTATCAGTGCTCAGTGACGGGAGCCACAATCGAGGCCTTCGACCAACTTGATCCAGTCTGTGGATTTAGTGGAGCCGCTGGCGGTGTGGTCAAACTTGATGAACTCGATCGCATTATTGAAGAACAAGCTCCACGTCACCGAGTCCAGTCACCTGTGGGAGAATATCGAGTAGAATCCTCAACTTCGTCGCAGACGACAGTCACCGATTTCCCCCGTAAATTCTTCTCGTCGCGTTCCCTCAATGTGCCGCTTCACGCCCCTGAACTGGCCGCCCTTCAACAGCTTCCCCAAGCTGACTCTCCTGAACCTGACCAGTTTCCGACGACGACCTGGTTGATCCTAGAAAAGTTGCTCCGTCAGTATGCTCAGTATCATTTCGATCAACCGATTCGATCTGCTGCGCTGATTGAGAGTTGTTTTGCACCCGATTCGATGCCGAAACCATGA
- a CDS encoding MFS transporter, whose translation MMRPSPSDDYVLMSSPLDKDAIGLNSRPSSEPFRSQPPTGNGRSPMPKENFSPESNGNGSKKYVSEDKPIEPKPPEEVEQGFAPVLKNRAFLTLWSGQVFSQLSDKVYLVLMIALIASRFQSEGQTISGWVSSIMIAFTIPAILFGSIAGVYVDRWSKKGVLVATNLLRGALVFILPIALWLTKGWTTFQGLPVGFCLLLGITFLVSTLTQFFAPAEQSIMPLVVEKRHLLSANSLYTTTAMASVIVGFAVGEPLLALADTVASWFGGGTDFGKELLVGGGYAIAGVLLLLMHTNEKTQDIPSQEQPHVWEDIKDGLRFLKNHAHVRGALIQLVILFSIFAALAVLAVRLAEVMPEIKSSQFGFLLAAGGVGMAAGAALLGSFGQRFAHARLGTIGSIGIAGSLVGIAFFYSHLWITLGLLAALGAFAALVGIPMQTTIQQETPEDMRGKVFGLQNNAVNIALSLPLVLAGVSETLFGLRAVFLALAALTIAGGSLTWYIAHTTDGTEE comes from the coding sequence ATGATGCGACCCTCCCCTTCTGATGATTACGTTCTCATGTCCTCTCCGTTAGATAAAGATGCGATCGGCTTGAATTCCCGTCCAAGTTCGGAACCGTTTCGCTCTCAGCCACCGACTGGGAATGGGCGATCGCCGATGCCCAAGGAAAATTTTTCTCCAGAATCAAATGGCAATGGTTCTAAGAAATACGTATCAGAAGATAAACCTATCGAGCCGAAACCTCCAGAAGAAGTAGAACAAGGATTTGCTCCTGTTCTAAAAAATCGCGCGTTTCTCACGCTCTGGTCAGGACAAGTCTTTTCTCAACTTTCCGATAAAGTTTATCTGGTGTTGATGATTGCGCTGATTGCGAGTCGATTTCAATCAGAAGGGCAGACGATTAGTGGCTGGGTGTCGTCGATCATGATTGCCTTTACGATTCCAGCAATCCTCTTTGGTTCGATCGCCGGAGTTTATGTCGATCGCTGGTCAAAAAAAGGAGTCCTCGTCGCGACTAATCTTCTCAGGGGCGCACTGGTTTTCATCTTGCCGATCGCGCTTTGGCTGACCAAGGGTTGGACAACCTTTCAAGGGTTACCCGTTGGATTCTGCTTGCTGCTCGGCATTACATTCTTAGTGTCAACGCTGACCCAGTTCTTTGCACCAGCCGAGCAGTCGATCATGCCGCTTGTGGTAGAAAAGCGGCATCTGCTCTCTGCAAATTCGCTTTACACCACGACTGCAATGGCATCTGTGATTGTCGGCTTTGCTGTCGGAGAACCCCTATTAGCCTTAGCGGATACGGTCGCGAGTTGGTTTGGGGGAGGCACGGATTTTGGCAAAGAATTGTTGGTGGGAGGAGGATATGCGATCGCGGGTGTTCTGCTTTTACTCATGCACACCAACGAGAAAACCCAAGACATTCCCTCTCAAGAGCAACCCCATGTTTGGGAAGATATCAAAGACGGGCTGCGATTCCTCAAAAATCATGCCCATGTCCGAGGTGCATTAATCCAGTTGGTCATTTTGTTCTCAATCTTTGCGGCTTTAGCCGTCTTAGCCGTCCGCTTAGCGGAAGTCATGCCTGAAATTAAATCCTCACAATTTGGATTTTTGCTCGCGGCAGGCGGAGTAGGGATGGCAGCAGGAGCCGCGTTACTGGGGAGCTTCGGACAGCGATTTGCTCATGCGAGACTCGGCACAATTGGGTCAATTGGAATTGCAGGTTCCCTTGTTGGGATTGCATTTTTCTATTCTCATCTCTGGATTACCTTGGGACTTTTAGCGGCGTTGGGTGCCTTTGCCGCATTAGTTGGCATTCCCATGCAAACAACGATTCAGCAAGAAACGCCAGAAGACATGCGCGGGAAAGTGTTCGGATTGCAGAACAATGCCGTGAATATTGCATTATCTCTACCGTTGGTCTTAGCGGGAGTTTCTGAGACTCTATTTGGATTACGGGCTGTGTTTTTAGCCCTTGCCGCGTTGACGATCGCAGGAGGATCTTTAACCTGGTATATTGCTCATACCACCGATGGGACTGAAGAATAA
- a CDS encoding glycosyltransferase family 4 protein, with product MHIAWLGKKTPFCGNVTYSREVTNALLDREHQVSFFHFAQEEASPDNFPDLREIQIPFLYKSQIYTIPTLKSAKVLEKALRDLSPKPDIVHASLTLSPLDFMLPEICQELNLPLVATFHPAFDRKLRNFTSGTQHLMYQLYAPSLAKYDRVIIFSRIQRDLLIKLGVPAERIAVIPNGVDIERYSPGASSFKAQLGAKRLFLYQGRIAPEKNVESLLKAWKQANMGEDSQLVIVGNHGTLAASLIPFYGEEQGIKWLGFLADERDRINILRSTDVFILPSLVEGLSLSLLEAMACGVACVATDAGADGEVLEDEAGIVLETQRVTSQLRALLPQLRDHSSWTRMLGQKARQRVEERYTLSRNIAQVEALYEDLLDEHRRKRRVSVLNKIPSPWRPTAFDIPRGRYPMDSIVPEPES from the coding sequence ATGCACATCGCTTGGCTTGGCAAGAAAACGCCATTTTGCGGCAATGTTACCTACAGTCGAGAAGTTACGAATGCTTTGCTAGACCGGGAACATCAGGTCAGTTTCTTCCACTTTGCCCAGGAAGAAGCCAGCCCTGATAATTTTCCGGACTTAAGAGAAATTCAAATTCCATTTTTATATAAATCCCAGATCTATACAATTCCGACTCTAAAATCTGCCAAAGTTCTAGAAAAAGCTCTGCGGGATCTCTCTCCTAAACCGGATATCGTACATGCATCGCTGACGCTTTCTCCGCTAGATTTCATGCTGCCGGAAATTTGCCAGGAGTTGAATCTGCCGCTCGTTGCAACCTTTCATCCGGCATTCGATCGCAAACTTCGCAATTTCACATCAGGCACGCAACATCTGATGTATCAGCTGTATGCGCCGTCGCTTGCCAAGTACGATCGCGTCATTATCTTCTCGCGAATTCAAAGGGATTTATTAATTAAACTGGGCGTTCCTGCGGAACGAATTGCCGTGATTCCCAATGGAGTTGATATTGAAAGATATTCTCCAGGTGCGTCTTCTTTCAAAGCTCAACTTGGCGCGAAACGGCTCTTTCTCTATCAAGGTCGGATTGCACCGGAGAAGAATGTAGAATCGCTGCTCAAAGCTTGGAAACAGGCAAATATGGGCGAGGATAGCCAGCTCGTGATTGTGGGCAATCATGGAACCTTAGCGGCTTCACTGATTCCGTTTTATGGCGAAGAACAGGGAATTAAATGGCTCGGCTTTTTAGCAGATGAGCGCGATCGCATTAACATTCTGCGCAGCACAGATGTGTTTATCCTGCCGTCGCTAGTTGAGGGCTTATCGCTGTCTTTACTGGAAGCGATGGCTTGCGGAGTTGCATGTGTGGCAACGGATGCAGGAGCCGATGGTGAAGTGTTAGAAGACGAAGCAGGAATTGTGCTAGAGACGCAGCGAGTGACTTCTCAGTTGCGAGCCTTACTGCCTCAGTTGAGAGATCATTCAAGCTGGACAAGAATGTTGGGGCAAAAAGCGCGGCAACGAGTTGAAGAACGTTACACCCTGAGCCGCAATATTGCCCAGGTCGAAGCGCTGTATGAAGATCTGCTGGATGAACATCGTCGAAAACGTCGAGTGAGCGTTCTGAACAAAATTCCATCGCCTTGGCGACCGACTGCGTTTGACATTCCCAGAGGTCGGTATCCGATGGATTCGATCGTGCCTGAACCTGAGAGTTAA
- a CDS encoding tetratricopeptide repeat protein: protein MPDPVDPQVEFYLRQARRLSKAGLYDDAIAQFDKVLQRQPSLSEVWFERGKALYGLQRYDKAIESLKESILLKSDFEPAWNMQGMALSQLDRHAEAISSYDQAIRLLPTNFKAWYNRANALLKLGSTYEALHSYEETLKRRPNYTKAWYNRGIVLTQLNRFEDAIDSYRQALLNRPHFSSAHYNLGNLYYRLGRYEEALSSYAQVLEIRPDLYEVWYNQANAFHRAGRHERAIESYTQTLALKPNSIEAWYNRGNTFDALCQYERAIEDYQQALKLKPEFYEAWYNLGGACQKLGRYEEAIAHYDQAIRYKPQFHEAWSSRGFALGKVNRYEAAIESFDQAIALNPDVDEVWYRRGKALEHLGKSEMAIASYNTALSLNPKNDKIWYSRGISLSRAGRDAEAVESFEKAIALNSALSDAKHRIEKAIASNLDLLAAKPHLDH, encoded by the coding sequence ATGCCTGATCCTGTTGATCCTCAAGTCGAATTCTATCTGCGGCAAGCACGTCGATTGAGTAAAGCCGGGCTTTACGACGATGCGATCGCTCAATTCGATAAGGTTTTACAGCGTCAGCCGAGCCTGTCCGAAGTTTGGTTTGAGCGAGGTAAAGCGCTCTATGGGCTGCAACGCTACGACAAAGCGATCGAGAGCTTGAAAGAATCCATCTTACTCAAATCGGATTTTGAACCGGCTTGGAATATGCAAGGCATGGCGCTTTCCCAACTCGATCGCCATGCTGAAGCCATCTCCAGTTATGACCAAGCCATTAGGCTTCTTCCAACGAACTTTAAGGCATGGTATAACCGTGCCAATGCGCTCTTGAAACTAGGCTCAACGTATGAAGCGCTTCACAGCTACGAGGAAACCTTAAAACGGCGACCCAACTATACAAAGGCTTGGTACAACCGGGGCATTGTTCTCACCCAACTGAACCGATTTGAAGACGCGATCGACAGCTATCGCCAAGCCCTGCTCAATCGTCCTCATTTTTCTTCGGCTCATTATAATTTAGGGAATCTGTATTATCGGCTAGGACGATATGAAGAAGCGCTCTCTAGCTATGCACAAGTGCTGGAAATTCGTCCTGACCTTTATGAGGTTTGGTACAACCAGGCAAATGCGTTCCATCGTGCCGGGCGACATGAACGTGCGATCGAGAGCTATACTCAAACCCTAGCGCTGAAGCCGAATTCAATCGAGGCTTGGTACAACCGAGGCAATACCTTCGATGCACTCTGCCAGTATGAGCGAGCCATCGAAGATTATCAGCAAGCATTAAAACTCAAGCCTGAGTTTTACGAGGCTTGGTACAACTTGGGCGGAGCTTGCCAGAAATTGGGGCGATATGAGGAGGCGATCGCGCATTACGACCAAGCGATTCGCTATAAACCGCAGTTTCATGAAGCGTGGAGTAGCCGCGGATTCGCTTTGGGAAAAGTCAACCGCTATGAAGCAGCGATCGAGAGTTTTGATCAAGCGATCGCGCTGAATCCCGATGTCGATGAGGTTTGGTATCGACGTGGAAAAGCTCTAGAGCATTTAGGCAAGAGTGAGATGGCGATTGCAAGCTATAACACCGCTTTGAGCCTCAATCCGAAGAACGATAAGATTTGGTACAGTCGCGGGATTTCGTTGAGCCGAGCAGGACGAGATGCAGAAGCAGTTGAGAGTTTTGAAAAAGCGATCGCATTGAATTCGGCTCTCTCAGATGCCAAGCATCGTATTGAAAAGGCGATCGCCTCAAATTTAGATCTTTTAGCCGCGAAGCCTCATCTTGACCACTGA
- a CDS encoding 2Fe-2S iron-sulfur cluster-binding protein, which yields MSVSIRFLPDDVTVDAEVGEPLLQVADRAGVSIPTGCLMGSCHACEVELDNGETVRSCISSIPPGQDCITVNLFFDPTW from the coding sequence ATGAGTGTTAGCATCCGATTCCTTCCTGATGATGTCACTGTTGATGCAGAAGTTGGTGAACCGCTTTTGCAAGTTGCTGATCGTGCAGGGGTTTCAATCCCGACAGGTTGCCTGATGGGTTCATGCCATGCCTGCGAAGTCGAACTCGATAACGGCGAAACCGTGCGGAGTTGTATCTCTTCGATTCCACCCGGACAAGACTGTATAACGGTCAATCTCTTTTTCGATCCGACTTGGTGA